One segment of Variovorax sp. V93 DNA contains the following:
- a CDS encoding multiubiquitin domain-containing protein, protein MSNESTEVTIIVNGRQRTVAKNSELTVAQLVAMAFDTPPTGENVEFTITYRKGGNEHRPEGSLSGNDTVKVKDGTVFNVTATDKS, encoded by the coding sequence ATGTCGAACGAATCCACAGAAGTCACCATCATCGTCAACGGTCGCCAGCGTACCGTCGCCAAGAACAGCGAGCTCACCGTCGCACAGTTGGTGGCGATGGCGTTCGACACCCCGCCCACGGGTGAGAACGTTGAATTCACCATCACCTACCGCAAGGGCGGCAACGAGCACCGGCCGGAAGGCAGCTTGTCAGGCAACGACACCGTCAAGGTCAAGGACGGCACGGTCTTCAATGTCACAGCTACTGATAAGTCGTAG
- a CDS encoding ThiF family adenylyltransferase has translation MSQLLISRSPDLSRLRAEGYNISVESGHLVMRDVPYVTPNKQIARGIIADPYNDASGQPANHTMWMSSEKPSDENGQPLVRYLAGDGPLHNQPISEKVVAQWYLSIKLIDAGKNHIADTDYYSKFTRYVEKLGAAVKALGGTETACTYPVVVPDAEENSVFKYHDTASIRANIVPISKKLAGQRIAIVGVGGTGSYILDLVAKAPVAEIHLYDPDTFLQHNAFRAPGAASLEELGRKTAKVDYFAEVYGNMRSGIVPHPAGLTAQNVQELGSMNFVFLAVDPGEHKKLAIAALLQANVPFVDCGMGLYVVDESLAGQLRLTTVTASKQDHIDRHIKPNQAGVPNEYAHNIQVAELNALNASLAVVRWKKHFGFYNDLEREHNCTYTVDGNALLNEEFQ, from the coding sequence ATGTCACAGCTACTGATAAGTCGTAGTCCAGACCTGTCGCGGCTGCGCGCCGAGGGCTACAACATCTCCGTCGAAAGCGGTCACCTGGTGATGCGCGACGTCCCGTACGTCACGCCGAACAAGCAGATTGCCCGCGGCATCATCGCTGACCCCTATAACGATGCCAGCGGTCAGCCTGCCAATCACACGATGTGGATGTCCAGCGAGAAGCCTTCGGACGAGAACGGTCAGCCGCTTGTCCGCTACCTGGCTGGCGACGGCCCCCTCCACAACCAGCCCATTAGCGAGAAGGTCGTCGCGCAGTGGTACCTGTCCATCAAGCTGATTGACGCGGGCAAGAACCACATTGCCGACACCGACTACTACTCCAAGTTCACGCGGTACGTAGAGAAACTGGGAGCCGCGGTCAAAGCGCTCGGCGGCACGGAGACCGCGTGCACCTACCCGGTCGTGGTCCCGGACGCCGAGGAGAACTCCGTCTTCAAGTACCACGACACCGCGTCCATCCGAGCCAACATCGTGCCCATCTCGAAAAAACTCGCAGGCCAACGCATCGCCATCGTGGGTGTCGGAGGCACTGGCTCGTATATCCTGGACCTGGTCGCCAAAGCGCCGGTCGCAGAGATTCACCTGTACGACCCCGACACGTTCCTGCAGCACAACGCGTTCAGGGCGCCCGGCGCGGCATCGCTTGAGGAACTTGGGCGCAAGACGGCAAAGGTCGACTACTTCGCAGAGGTGTACGGGAATATGCGCTCGGGAATCGTGCCGCACCCTGCTGGTCTCACGGCGCAGAACGTTCAAGAGCTGGGCTCGATGAACTTCGTTTTCCTTGCAGTTGACCCGGGCGAGCACAAAAAGTTGGCCATTGCCGCCCTGCTCCAGGCCAACGTCCCATTCGTTGACTGTGGCATGGGCTTGTACGTTGTCGACGAGAGCCTCGCGGGTCAGCTGCGCCTGACCACGGTCACGGCTTCCAAGCAGGACCATATAGACCGCCATATCAAGCCGAATCAAGCCGGCGTGCCGAACGAGTATGCCCACAATATTCAGGTGGCCGAGCTGAACGCGCTCAACGCCTCGCTGGCGGTCGTCCGCTGGAAGAAGCACTTCGGCTTCTACAACGACCTCGAACGTGAACACAACTGCACGTATACCGTTGATGGGAATGCGTTGCTGAACGAGGAATTCCAGTGA
- a CDS encoding WYL domain-containing protein has translation MPLSQAERLAYIDFRVYFLGELKRSDLTERFQTGPAGATRDIAMYRSLAPENLDFDGTSKLYLPSANFQPLFAHSPGRVLVTLSEGFGDGVHSAGRPLVPCEFPNALSLPSVSVLAPITRAINRRKAVKLKYRSKSSGLSEREVVPLALVNIGTRWHARVYDRKSEEFRDFVLTRMLEPQVLEDSPVRDEESAQSDLQWSRIIELELVPHPDFESRDVVLMDYPMEDGVLKVRVRAANAGYMLQQWHVDCSPDHNLRGREFALWLRDPFALYGSESAFLAPGYRDPKSK, from the coding sequence ATGCCTCTTTCACAAGCCGAGAGGCTCGCGTACATCGATTTCCGGGTGTACTTCCTGGGGGAGCTAAAGCGCTCAGACCTCACGGAACGGTTCCAAACCGGGCCGGCGGGTGCTACGCGCGACATCGCGATGTACCGCAGCCTAGCGCCCGAGAACCTGGACTTCGATGGCACCAGCAAGCTCTACTTGCCTTCTGCGAACTTCCAACCGCTTTTTGCGCACAGTCCCGGCCGAGTCCTAGTCACGCTGTCCGAGGGCTTCGGAGACGGGGTGCATAGCGCGGGTCGGCCGCTAGTGCCTTGTGAATTCCCGAATGCGTTGAGCCTACCTTCGGTGAGCGTCTTGGCGCCCATTACACGCGCCATCAATCGTCGAAAGGCCGTGAAACTTAAATACCGGTCCAAGTCCAGTGGGCTCAGCGAGCGAGAGGTTGTGCCCCTTGCCCTAGTGAATATCGGCACACGGTGGCACGCGCGTGTTTATGACCGCAAGAGCGAAGAGTTTCGAGACTTCGTCTTGACGCGCATGTTGGAGCCTCAAGTTCTGGAAGACTCGCCTGTTCGTGATGAAGAGAGTGCGCAGAGCGACCTTCAGTGGAGTCGCATCATTGAACTCGAGCTGGTTCCACATCCGGACTTCGAGAGCAGGGACGTGGTCCTCATGGACTACCCGATGGAGGACGGTGTGCTCAAGGTGCGCGTTCGGGCCGCGAACGCCGGCTACATGCTGCAGCAGTGGCACGTTGACTGCTCGCCAGACCACAATCTGCGTGGTCGTGAGTTCGCCTTGTGGTTGCGAGACCCCTTTGCGCTCTACGGCTCCGAGTCTGCTTTCCTCGCACCCGGGTATCGCGATCCGAAGTCAAAGTAG
- a CDS encoding SDR family oxidoreductase, whose translation MLVNAIAPGPFAANINSGRQHVPESAEPMRTHIPLGRVAQVDGVKGPALLLASPASSCMTGAIIPVDGGATAR comes from the coding sequence GTGCTGGTGAACGCCATTGCGCCCGGCCCCTTCGCCGCGAACATCAACAGCGGCCGACAGCACGTTCCGGAGTCAGCCGAGCCGATGCGCACCCACATCCCCCTGGGCCGGGTGGCCCAGGTCGACGGGGTCAAGGGACCGGCGCTGCTGCTGGCCTCGCCCGCATCCAGCTGCATGACCGGCGCGATCATCCCGGTCGATGGCGGGGCCACCGCGCGGTAG
- a CDS encoding ISNCY family transposase, whose product MATPAATITMTMREADRLKTIQAVVDRMLRVGQAAQRLGMSRRQIERLVSRYLDDGPSGLVSRKRGRPSSNQLAAGIAERAVELIRERYGDFGPTLAAEKLKECHGVVLSKETVRALMTAAGLWTPRKQRAAKIHQPRNRRACVGELIQIDGSDHEWFEERDVRCTLLVFIDDATSRLMQLHFVPTESAFAYFEATRAYLEQHGKPVAFYSDKATIFRSARDSTDFGRGTTQYGRALFELNIDIMCANTSQAKGRVERANLTLQDRLVKELRLRGISTREAANAFAPHFIADFNARFAKPAKRDFDAHRPVRDDEDLDLLFTWRLQRKVSLSLTLQHDRIIYLLKDSPANRKLIHRYIDVYEYPDGRIELRADGVNLVYERYDRLPQVDTAAIVENKRLGHALQAALVIQAQRDDRRKSSTPSRTNQGQAPYSTKALPGTKRSRQFTSQDLDEAVRAVCRAPNKTTVLASG is encoded by the coding sequence ATGGCGACACCTGCTGCGACGATCACTATGACGATGCGCGAAGCCGATCGGCTCAAGACTATTCAGGCGGTGGTCGACCGGATGCTGCGGGTCGGCCAGGCCGCGCAGCGGCTTGGCATGAGCCGAAGGCAGATCGAGCGGCTGGTGAGCCGCTACCTGGACGACGGGCCCTCCGGCCTGGTCTCACGCAAGCGCGGGCGTCCCAGCAGTAACCAGCTGGCCGCAGGGATTGCCGAGCGCGCCGTCGAGCTCATTCGCGAGCGCTACGGCGACTTCGGCCCGACACTGGCCGCCGAGAAGCTGAAGGAATGTCATGGCGTCGTACTCAGCAAGGAAACCGTGCGAGCGCTGATGACGGCGGCCGGCCTGTGGACGCCCCGCAAGCAGCGCGCGGCCAAGATCCACCAGCCTCGCAACCGCCGGGCGTGCGTCGGCGAGCTGATCCAGATCGACGGCAGCGATCATGAGTGGTTCGAAGAGCGTGATGTGCGCTGCACATTGCTGGTGTTCATCGACGACGCCACGAGCCGGCTGATGCAGCTGCACTTCGTGCCGACCGAGTCGGCCTTCGCGTACTTCGAAGCCACGCGGGCCTACCTCGAGCAGCATGGCAAGCCGGTGGCGTTCTACAGTGACAAGGCCACCATCTTCCGTTCAGCGCGCGACTCGACCGACTTCGGTCGCGGCACGACGCAATACGGCCGTGCACTGTTCGAGCTGAACATCGACATCATGTGTGCCAACACGAGCCAGGCCAAGGGTCGCGTGGAACGCGCTAACCTGACCCTGCAGGACCGTCTGGTCAAGGAGCTGCGCCTGCGCGGGATCAGCACGCGCGAGGCAGCGAATGCGTTTGCGCCGCACTTCATCGCTGACTTCAACGCCCGGTTTGCGAAGCCGGCCAAACGGGACTTCGATGCGCACAGGCCGGTGCGTGACGATGAAGATCTGGATCTGCTGTTCACTTGGCGGCTGCAGCGCAAGGTGTCGCTGTCGCTCACGCTGCAACACGACCGAATCATCTATCTGCTCAAGGACTCGCCGGCCAACCGCAAGCTGATCCATCGGTACATCGATGTCTATGAGTACCCGGATGGGCGCATCGAGCTGCGAGCCGACGGAGTCAACCTGGTCTATGAGCGCTATGACCGATTGCCGCAGGTCGACACCGCCGCCATCGTCGAGAACAAGCGCCTGGGCCATGCTCTGCAGGCTGCGCTGGTGATCCAGGCGCAGCGTGACGATCGAAGGAAGTCCAGTACGCCCTCGCGCACGAATCAGGGGCAGGCGCCCTACTCCACCAAGGCTTTGCCAGGGACCAAACGGTCCAGGCAGTTCACGTCACAGGACCTCGACGAAGCGGTCAGAGCGGTCTGCCGAGCCCCCAACAAAACAACCGTGTTGGCCTCCGGCTGA
- a CDS encoding DUF6527 family protein, which produces MRLQRIQHQFVEFVPEKLEPGKLYVSLEYNTANHLCACGCGFEVVTILGPADSSVTYNGRGVSISTSIGNSNFPCKSHYWIEDNSVLWEARMTPQLTALSRARDKAAKAREYRKPGQGGATRPPDEIVAAPRVAATETPPPTVEKPKSWWRRLLGD; this is translated from the coding sequence GTGAGACTGCAACGCATCCAGCACCAGTTCGTCGAGTTCGTCCCGGAGAAACTCGAGCCAGGCAAGCTGTACGTAAGTCTGGAGTACAACACCGCTAATCACCTGTGCGCCTGCGGGTGTGGCTTCGAAGTGGTCACTATCCTGGGCCCCGCCGACTCCTCCGTTACGTACAACGGCCGCGGCGTTTCCATCTCCACGTCCATCGGCAACTCGAACTTTCCCTGCAAGTCGCACTACTGGATTGAAGACAACAGCGTGCTGTGGGAGGCCCGAATGACGCCGCAGCTCACCGCTCTTTCCAGAGCGAGGGACAAGGCGGCCAAGGCGCGGGAGTATCGCAAACCGGGACAGGGAGGCGCCACGCGACCGCCTGACGAAATCGTTGCCGCACCTCGCGTCGCCGCGACCGAAACGCCGCCGCCGACAGTGGAGAAGCCCAAATCCTGGTGGCGCAGGCTT
- a CDS encoding metal-dependent hydrolase: MNGPTHRLIAGLGIAAAAAHREQLNGDQLTSMPLAAGVVGAFCTNLPDILEPATSPNHRKIFHSVACAVVLIAGFKKAWEWEPEDDLGKFLRFVALAGIASYLAHLALDATTKRSLPLI; the protein is encoded by the coding sequence ATGAACGGTCCCACCCACCGCCTGATTGCTGGCCTTGGCATCGCAGCAGCTGCAGCGCACCGGGAACAACTGAACGGCGACCAGCTGACATCCATGCCCTTGGCCGCCGGCGTCGTCGGAGCGTTCTGCACCAACCTGCCGGACATCCTGGAGCCCGCGACGTCGCCCAATCACCGCAAGATCTTTCACAGCGTCGCCTGCGCCGTAGTTCTCATCGCTGGCTTTAAGAAGGCCTGGGAGTGGGAACCCGAGGACGACCTTGGGAAGTTCTTGCGCTTCGTTGCCCTCGCCGGGATCGCGAGCTATCTGGCCCACCTAGCGCTCGACGCGACCACCAAGCGGTCCCTGCCGCTCATCTGA